The DNA segment TCCTCCACGGACTTGAAGGGCTTCGAGCCGGGCGGGTCCGTCGGCTCGTCGCCGTACCCGGCGACGATCGCGGCCCAGGCGGCGTCCTCGTCGAACGGGACGTGCTGCTCTTCCGGCTCGCGATCGTCGCGGTCCTCGCGCTTTTCGCGGTCGGAGTCGTGCTCAGCCACGTGCGGTCGTCCTTCCCTTGCCGACGCCGGTTGCGAGCCGGCTGATGAAGCCGAGGCTCTCCTCGAAGATCCGGTTCGCGTCATGGTCCAACGTCGCCACGTGATAACTCTGTTCCAGCACGACCTCCGTTACGTCCGTCGACGACACCCTGCTCAGGATCCGGGCCGAATCCGCGGGCGGCACGGTGTGGTCCTCGGCGCTGCGCAGCAGCAGCAGCGGCTGGGTGACCTGCGGCAGCTCGCCGTCGACCAGGCGGAAGAAGGTGCGCAGCGAGTGGGCCGCGTGCAGCGGCACCCGGTCGTACCCGATCTCGACGCCGCCCTCCTTGGCGATGTCACTGGCGATCCCCGGCGCCGTACGGACGAAGTGGCGGGACACCGGGAGGGTGTACGCGAACAGCCCGTGCACCTTGTTCGCCGGGTTGACGACCAGCACGCCGGCGACGTCCTCCCCGTGCTTCGCGGCCAGCCGCAGGGCCAGGGCGCCGCCCATGGACAGGCCGGCCACGAAGACCCGAGTGCAGTGCTCGCGCAGGCTGCGCAGCTCGCGGTCCACCTCGGCGTACCAGTCCTGCCAGCCGGTGAGCTGCATGTCCTCCCAGCGGGTGCCGTGCCCCGGCAGCAGCGGCATCGAGACGGTGAGTCCGTGCTCGGCGAGAGACTCCGCCCAGGGGCGCAGCGACTGGGGGGAACCGGTGAAGCCGTGGCAGAGCAGAACCCCGACCTCCCCGCCCGCACGGCGGTAGGGCTCGGCTCCAGGAAGGACCGGCACCTTACGGTCTCCTGTTCGTGAGTAAGGACGACATGGACGAGAGGAACCACAACGACCCACGCGGCGGAGCCGCAAGTCGATACATCCAGGTGTCCTTCACCGTACGCGACCGCACTGACACCGACCAGGGTCGTCGGAGTCATTGAGAGTGCTCCGGGTTAAGGTCTGAGCGACAGACACAGGAGGCACTCGGTTGTTGTACGGCGCGATGAAGGTGACCATCGGGGGACCGCTGAAGGTCGCCTTCAGGCCCTGGGTGGAAGGCCTGGTGAACATTCCCGCCGAGGGCCCCGCGATCCTCGCGAGCAATCACCTCTCCTTCTCGGACTCGTTCTTCCTGCCCGCGGTCCTCGACCGCAAGGTGACGTTCATCGCGAAGGCCGAGTACTTCACCACGCCGGGCGTCAAGGGCCGGCTGACCGCCGCGTTCTTCAAGGGCGTCGGCCAGCTGCCCGTGGACCGCTCCGGGGGGCGCGGGGCGGGCGAGGCGGCCATCAAGAGCGGCACCGACGTCCTTGAGCGCGGTGAGCTGTTCGGCATCTATCCCGAGGGCACGCGCTCGCCCGACGGGCGGCTCTACCGGGGCAAGCCGGGCGGCCTCGCGCGCGTGGCGCTCGCCAGCGGGGCCCCGGTCATCCCGGTCGCCATGATCGACACGGAGAAGATCCAGCCGCCCGGCAAGGTCATGCCCAAGCTCATGCGCCCCGGCATCCGGATCGGCAGGCCGCTGGACTTCGGCCGGTACCAGGGCATGGAGCACGACCGCTTCGTGCTCCGCGCGCTGACCGACGAGGTCATGTACGAGATCATGAAGCTCTCCGGCCAGGAGTATGTCGACATGTACGCGACCGCCGCCAAGCGGCAGATCGCGGAGGCGGCGAAGGCCGAGAAGGAACAGGCGCGGAAGAAGAAGGAACTGTCCGAATAGAGTCGGCCGCACAGAGCCGAGGGGTGGGGGGCATGGCCAAGCGCGAGCGGGTCATGAGGATGTCGGTCGAGCAGCCGCTGTGGCGTGCGCTCACCGGATACCGGGTGCTGACCCTGGTGTACGCGATCGGGCTCTTCGTCAGCGCGTACGACGAGGTCGCCCGACCCTGGGTGGCCATCGCCTACTTCGCCGTCCTGACCGTCTGGACGCTGGCCACCCTGCCCCGCGTCGCGAACGCCGCGAGCTGCACCAGGCGCTTCCTCGCGGTGGACCTCACCATCGCCCTGGCCGGCATTCTGCTCACCCGGCTCGCCGAGTCACCCGAGCGGATCGACGCCGGGGCCCCGACCCTGCCGTCGATATGGACGGCGGGCGCCGTGCTGGCGTTCGCCATCAAGGGCGGCTGGCGCTGGGCCGCCTTCGCCTCCACGCTGGTCGCCGCGGCCAACCTGGTCCACCGTTCCGGCGTACCGACCCGCGACACCGTCCACATGGTGCTGCTCGTCTGGATCGCGTCCATCGCCATCGGCTACGTCGTCGAGGTCGCCCGGGCCTCCGAGCGCACCCTGGCCCGGGCCCTGGAGATCGAGGCTGCGACGCGGGAGCGGGAGCGGCTCGCCCGGGACATCCACGACAGCGTGCTTCAGGTGCTGGCGATGGTCCAGCGGCGCGGTGCCGTCATCGGCGGCGAGGCGGCCGAGCTGGGCCGGATGGCGGGCGAGCAGGAGGTCGCGCTGCGCACGCTGGTCTCGGGCGGCCTGGTGCCCGTGTCGCGGGTGTCGGAGGACGCCGCCGAGGGGGCGGTCGTACGGGCGGTCGAGGAGCCGGACGACTCCACCGGTCTCACCGGTCCGGTCGATCTCCGGGTGCTGCTCGCCCCGTACGCCGGCGCCAGGGTCAGTTTCGCCGAGCCGGGCGCGCCCGTGTCCCTGGCTCCGGCCGCGGCACGGGAGTTGACCGCGGCCGTCGGGGCCGCCCTGGACAACGTCCGCCGGCACGCGGGGGAGGGCGCGCGTGCGTGGATCCTCGTCGAGGACGAGCCCGACGAGGTGATCGTCACCGTCCGGGACGACGGCCCCGGCATCCCCGAGGGCCGGCTCTCCCAGGCCGAAGGTGAGGGGCGGCTCGGCGTCGCCCTGTCGATCCGGGGCCGGCTGCGGGACCTCGGCGGCACCGCCGAGCTGATCTCGGTGCCGGGGCAGGGCACCGAAGTGGAACTGAAAGTACCGAAGGACAGCAGCGCTTCACGGGGGAAGGCGGAGCAGCGATGACGGACACCGCGAGCGGACCGGACGCACAGCAGGACACGATCAGGGTCATGGTGGTCGACGACCACCCCATGTGGCGCGACGCGGTGGCCCGGGACCTGGCCGAGTCCGGCTTCGACGTGGTCGCCACCGCCGGCGACGGCGACCAGGCCGTACGCCGCGCCAAGGCCGCCGCCCCCGACGTCCTGGTGCTCGACCTCAACCTGCCCGCCAAGCCCGGCGTCCAGGTCTGCAAGGAACTCGTCGGCCACAACCCGGCGCTGCGCGTCCTCGTCCTGTCCGCGAGCGGCGAGCACGCCGACGTCCTGGAAGCCGTGAAGTCCGGCGCGACCGGGTATCTGCTGAAGTCCGCGTCCACGGAGGAGTTGCTGGACGCGGTGCGCCGGACCGCAGTCGGCGACCCGGTGTTCACGCCGGGCCTGGCCGGGCTGGTCCTCGGCGAGTACCGGCGCCTCGCCTCGGAGCCGGTGCCTGCCGCGCCCGACGCCGACCAGCCGGGGGCACCGCAGCTCACCGAGCGCGAGACCGAGGTGCTGCGGCTCGTGGCCAAGGGCCTGAGCTACAAGCAGATCGCCGAACGCCTGGTCATCTCCCACCGCACGGTCCAGAACCACGTCCAGAACACCCTCGGCAAGCTCCAGTTGCACAACCGGGTGGAGCTGGTCCGATACGCGATCGAGCGCGGCCTCGACGACGAGTGATCCGGCGATCCGCTGACCCGATGAACGAACCGGTGCGTAAACCAACCGCCTGACACTTCACCGGAATTGCCCTTCCCGCCCATCCCTGTGTGACCTGTATCACCATTAGCGTGGCCTCATCAGGCAACCGCGGCGAAGGGATATTTCCATGCGGGTCGGAGTACTGACCGGAGGCGGCGACTGCCCCGGTCTCAACGCCGTCATCCGGGCCGTCGTCCGCAAGGGCGTACAGGAGTACGGCTACGACTTCGTCGGCTTCCGGGACGGCTGGCGAGGTCCGCTCGAGAACGACACCGTCCGTCTCGACATCCCCGCCGTACGCGGCATTTTGCCCCGCGGCGGCACCATCCTCGGCTCCTCGCGCACCAATCCGCTGAAGCAGGAGGACGGCATCCGCCGTATCAAGGAGAACCTCGCCAAGCAGGAGGTCGAGGCGCTCATCGTCATCGGCGGCGAGGACACCCTGGGCGTCGCGACCCAGCTGTCCGACGAGTACGGCGTGCCCTGTGTCGGCGTGCCGAAGACGATCGACAACGACCTGTCCGCCACCGACTACACCTTCGGTTTCGACACCGCGGTCGGCATCGCCACGGAGGCGATCGACCGGCTGCACACCACCGCCGAGTCCCACATGCGCGTCCTCGTCTGCGAGGTGATGGGCCGTCACGCCGGCTGGATCGCCATCCACTCCGGGCTGGCCGGCGGGGCCAACGTCATCCTCATCCCCGAGCAGCGCTTCGACGTCGACAAGGTCTGCGCCTGGATCACCTCGCGCTTCAAGGCGTCGTACGCCCCGATCGTGGTCGTCGCCGAGGGCGCGATGCCGAAGGACGGCGACGTGGTGCTGAAGGACCAGTCGCTGGACTCCTTCGGGCACGTCCGGCTGTCCGGCGTCGGCGAGTGGCTGGCCAAGGAGATCGAGCGGCGGACGGGCAAGGAGGCCCGTACGACGGTCCTCGGGCACATCCAGCGCGGCGGCACCCCCAGCGCCTTCGACCGCTGGCTGGCCACCCGGTTCGGGCTGCACGCCATCGAGGCGGTCCGCGACGGCGACTTCGGCAAGATGGTCGCCCTGCGCGGCACCGACATCGTCCGCGTCCCGATCGCGGACGCCACGGCCAAGCTGAAGACGGTGGATCCGAAGCTGTACGAAGAGGTCGGCGTCTTCTTCGGCTGACCGGCCTTCGCGTGGGGTTGTGGGCCGTATATTCGGCCCATAACCCCATGAAAGGGAGCCGTCGTGGAGATCATGGCCTTCGGTGTGCAGGCCGACGAGAAGCCCCTGATCGAGCAGGCCTTCCGGGGCCACCACGAGGTCCGCTGCCTGGATGTCTTCCTCAACGGGGACACCGCCCCCATCGCCACCGGCCACGAGGTCGTCTGCACCAGCGTCAACTGCGACCTCGGCGACCGCGTCCTGGGGACCCTCGCGGCCGGCGGCACCCGGATGGTCGCCCAGCGCTCCACCGGCTTCAACAACATCGACCTCAAGGTCGCCGAGCGTCTCGGCATCACGGTCGCGCGGGTCTCGTACTACTCGCCCCACGCCGTGGCCGAGTTCGCCTGGACGCTCGCCATGGCGGTCAACCGCCGTATCGTCCGCGCCTCCACGCGCACGCGTGACTTCGACTTCCGCCTCGACGGCCTGATGGGCCGAGACATGCACGGCCGCACCGCCGGTGTCCTCGGCACCGGAAAGATCGGCGAGGTGTTCACGCGGATCGCCCACGGCTTCGGCATGAAGCTCCTCGGCTGGGACGTCGCCGAGAGCCCCACCTGCATGCAGCTCGGCATGCGCTACGTCTCCAAGGACCAGCTCCTCGCCGAGTCCGACCTGGTCAGCCTGCACGTCCCGCTGATGCCGGAGACCCGGCACCTGATCGACGCCGACGCCCTGAAGGCGATGAAGGACGACGCGATCCTGGTCAACTCCAGCCGCGGCGGCCTCATCGACACCGCGGCCCTCGTCGCCGAACTGCGCGAGGGCCGCTTCACGGGCGTCGGCCTGGATGTGTACGAGGCGGAGGCCGGGCTGTTCTTCCTCGACAAGTCCCTCCAGGCGATCGAGGACGACACCCTGGCCCGCCTCGTCACCTTCCCGAACGTCCTGGTCACCTCCCACCAGGCGTACTACACCGAGGACGCCGTCGGCCAGATCGTCGAGACCACGCTGAAGAACGTCCTCGACTACACCGCGGGCCGCCGCTCCGAGAACGTGCTGGTCCCGCGCAGCTGACCCACCAGCTCCAACACGATCACGGCGCCGTTCAGCGTCAGGACCGACTCGGGGTGGAACTGCACACCCGCGAATGCATTCATCGGCGCGCCTCCGGCCCGGCCCGGCCCGCGCACCGCATGCACCTCCCCGTTGCCGGCCCGGCTGACCTCGACGCCGTGCGCGGCGAG comes from the Streptomyces sp. NBC_00443 genome and includes:
- a CDS encoding alpha/beta hydrolase, with protein sequence MPVLPGAEPYRRAGGEVGVLLCHGFTGSPQSLRPWAESLAEHGLTVSMPLLPGHGTRWEDMQLTGWQDWYAEVDRELRSLREHCTRVFVAGLSMGGALALRLAAKHGEDVAGVLVVNPANKVHGLFAYTLPVSRHFVRTAPGIASDIAKEGGVEIGYDRVPLHAAHSLRTFFRLVDGELPQVTQPLLLLRSAEDHTVPPADSARILSRVSSTDVTEVVLEQSYHVATLDHDANRIFEESLGFISRLATGVGKGRTTARG
- a CDS encoding lysophospholipid acyltransferase family protein; the encoded protein is MYGAMKVTIGGPLKVAFRPWVEGLVNIPAEGPAILASNHLSFSDSFFLPAVLDRKVTFIAKAEYFTTPGVKGRLTAAFFKGVGQLPVDRSGGRGAGEAAIKSGTDVLERGELFGIYPEGTRSPDGRLYRGKPGGLARVALASGAPVIPVAMIDTEKIQPPGKVMPKLMRPGIRIGRPLDFGRYQGMEHDRFVLRALTDEVMYEIMKLSGQEYVDMYATAAKRQIAEAAKAEKEQARKKKELSE
- the macS gene encoding MacS family sensor histidine kinase, producing the protein MAKRERVMRMSVEQPLWRALTGYRVLTLVYAIGLFVSAYDEVARPWVAIAYFAVLTVWTLATLPRVANAASCTRRFLAVDLTIALAGILLTRLAESPERIDAGAPTLPSIWTAGAVLAFAIKGGWRWAAFASTLVAAANLVHRSGVPTRDTVHMVLLVWIASIAIGYVVEVARASERTLARALEIEAATRERERLARDIHDSVLQVLAMVQRRGAVIGGEAAELGRMAGEQEVALRTLVSGGLVPVSRVSEDAAEGAVVRAVEEPDDSTGLTGPVDLRVLLAPYAGARVSFAEPGAPVSLAPAAARELTAAVGAALDNVRRHAGEGARAWILVEDEPDEVIVTVRDDGPGIPEGRLSQAEGEGRLGVALSIRGRLRDLGGTAELISVPGQGTEVELKVPKDSSASRGKAEQR
- a CDS encoding response regulator transcription factor codes for the protein MTDTASGPDAQQDTIRVMVVDDHPMWRDAVARDLAESGFDVVATAGDGDQAVRRAKAAAPDVLVLDLNLPAKPGVQVCKELVGHNPALRVLVLSASGEHADVLEAVKSGATGYLLKSASTEELLDAVRRTAVGDPVFTPGLAGLVLGEYRRLASEPVPAAPDADQPGAPQLTERETEVLRLVAKGLSYKQIAERLVISHRTVQNHVQNTLGKLQLHNRVELVRYAIERGLDDE
- a CDS encoding 6-phosphofructokinase; this translates as MRVGVLTGGGDCPGLNAVIRAVVRKGVQEYGYDFVGFRDGWRGPLENDTVRLDIPAVRGILPRGGTILGSSRTNPLKQEDGIRRIKENLAKQEVEALIVIGGEDTLGVATQLSDEYGVPCVGVPKTIDNDLSATDYTFGFDTAVGIATEAIDRLHTTAESHMRVLVCEVMGRHAGWIAIHSGLAGGANVILIPEQRFDVDKVCAWITSRFKASYAPIVVVAEGAMPKDGDVVLKDQSLDSFGHVRLSGVGEWLAKEIERRTGKEARTTVLGHIQRGGTPSAFDRWLATRFGLHAIEAVRDGDFGKMVALRGTDIVRVPIADATAKLKTVDPKLYEEVGVFFG
- a CDS encoding 2-hydroxyacid dehydrogenase, encoding MEIMAFGVQADEKPLIEQAFRGHHEVRCLDVFLNGDTAPIATGHEVVCTSVNCDLGDRVLGTLAAGGTRMVAQRSTGFNNIDLKVAERLGITVARVSYYSPHAVAEFAWTLAMAVNRRIVRASTRTRDFDFRLDGLMGRDMHGRTAGVLGTGKIGEVFTRIAHGFGMKLLGWDVAESPTCMQLGMRYVSKDQLLAESDLVSLHVPLMPETRHLIDADALKAMKDDAILVNSSRGGLIDTAALVAELREGRFTGVGLDVYEAEAGLFFLDKSLQAIEDDTLARLVTFPNVLVTSHQAYYTEDAVGQIVETTLKNVLDYTAGRRSENVLVPRS